Proteins encoded together in one Myxococcus stipitatus window:
- a CDS encoding dipeptidase, translating to MTRRLASLLTALPVSAALVAPPVLACTSMLVNKGATADGATLMTYAADAHELYGELYYTPARRHAAGAQRDIIEWDTGKFLGRIPEAPVTYSVVGNMNEHQLSIGESTFTGRKELEGPAGIIDYGSLIYIALERSKTAREAIQVMTTLVAEHGYASTGESFSIADPKEAWLLEMIGKGAGQKGAVWVARRLPEGYITAHANQARIQQFSRNDPDNTLFSPDVVSFAREKGWFKGEDKDFSFAEAYNPLDFGGQRFSEARVWSIFRRAAPSQKLGVELVDGSSPGKRLPLWVKPDKKLSVQDVMGLMRDHFEGTALDMTKDVGAGPYAVPYRWRPMTWEVDGKQYVHERAISTQQTGFSFVAQMRANMPAPIGGVLWFGVDDTSMTVYTPMYAGIRQVPRNFAQGVASRGSFSWDSSFWVFNWVSNQAYARWSDASVDVQKEQGALEGQFLADQADIEKTALEHYKRSPEEARQYLTAYSVQQGEKVHARWKKLGESLLVKYIDGNVRDEQGKVNHPKYPESWYRRIVQETGKKLEMPPEPEQPKPVAAPATQPAPAQKPAPAPASKPTVAPAP from the coding sequence ATGACCCGACGACTCGCTTCCCTGCTCACCGCGCTGCCCGTGTCGGCCGCGCTGGTCGCTCCGCCCGTGCTCGCCTGCACCAGCATGCTGGTCAACAAGGGGGCCACGGCGGATGGCGCCACCCTGATGACCTACGCCGCCGACGCGCACGAACTGTACGGCGAGCTGTACTACACGCCCGCCCGCCGCCACGCGGCCGGGGCGCAGCGCGACATCATCGAGTGGGACACGGGCAAGTTCCTGGGCCGCATCCCCGAGGCGCCGGTGACGTACTCCGTCGTCGGCAACATGAACGAGCACCAGCTGTCCATCGGCGAGTCCACCTTCACGGGCCGCAAGGAGCTGGAGGGGCCCGCGGGCATCATCGACTACGGCTCGCTCATCTACATCGCGCTGGAGCGCTCGAAGACGGCGCGCGAGGCCATCCAGGTGATGACCACGCTGGTGGCCGAGCACGGCTACGCGTCCACCGGCGAGTCCTTCTCCATCGCCGACCCGAAGGAGGCGTGGCTCCTGGAGATGATTGGCAAGGGCGCCGGGCAGAAGGGCGCGGTGTGGGTCGCGCGCAGGCTGCCGGAGGGCTACATCACCGCGCACGCCAACCAGGCGCGCATCCAGCAGTTCTCGCGCAACGACCCGGACAATACGCTGTTCTCGCCGGACGTCGTCTCCTTCGCGCGGGAGAAGGGCTGGTTCAAGGGCGAGGACAAGGACTTCAGCTTCGCGGAGGCCTACAACCCGCTCGACTTCGGCGGGCAGCGCTTCTCCGAGGCGCGCGTGTGGAGCATCTTCCGTCGCGCGGCGCCGTCCCAGAAGCTGGGCGTGGAGCTGGTGGACGGCTCGTCGCCGGGCAAGCGCCTGCCCTTGTGGGTGAAGCCGGACAAGAAGCTGTCCGTGCAGGACGTCATGGGCCTGATGCGCGACCACTTCGAGGGCACCGCGCTGGACATGACGAAGGACGTGGGCGCCGGCCCCTACGCGGTGCCGTACCGCTGGCGGCCCATGACGTGGGAGGTGGACGGCAAGCAGTACGTCCACGAGCGCGCCATCTCCACGCAGCAGACGGGCTTCTCCTTCGTCGCCCAGATGCGCGCGAACATGCCGGCCCCCATCGGCGGTGTGCTCTGGTTCGGCGTGGATGACACGTCCATGACCGTCTACACGCCCATGTACGCCGGCATCCGGCAGGTGCCGCGCAACTTCGCCCAGGGCGTGGCCAGCCGGGGCAGCTTCTCCTGGGACTCGTCGTTCTGGGTGTTCAACTGGGTCTCCAACCAGGCCTACGCCCGCTGGAGCGACGCCTCCGTCGACGTCCAGAAGGAGCAGGGCGCGCTCGAGGGGCAGTTCCTGGCGGACCAGGCCGACATCGAGAAGACGGCGCTGGAGCACTACAAGCGCAGCCCGGAGGAGGCCCGCCAGTACCTCACCGCGTACTCCGTGCAGCAGGGCGAGAAGGTCCACGCCCGCTGGAAGAAGCTCGGGGAGTCGCTGCTGGTGAAGTACATCGACGGCAACGTCCGCGACGAGCAGGGCAAGGTCAACCACCCCAAGTACCCGGAGAGCTGGTACCGGCGCATCGTCCAGGAGACGGGCAAGAAGCTGGAGATGCCTCCGGAGCCGGAGCAGCCCAAGCCGGTCGCGGCCCCGGCGACCCAGCCCGCCCCGGCCCAGAAGCCGGCGCCCGCCCCCGCCTCCAAGCCCACCGTGGCCCCGGCCCCCTGA
- a CDS encoding MarR family winged helix-turn-helix transcriptional regulator has protein sequence MKDTATGEPEPHEGERPKGPPLGEVLEFMRLLWAVDHGLQSTSKRMESTLGLTGPQRLVIRLVGRFPGITAGSLAQILHVHPSTLTGVLKRLEKRGLLERKSDPLDGRKALFALTEPGRALDIPSEGTVEAAVQRVLAKMSRNRILCTQDVLTALAQELGGVPAPEAQASPAESDARKSATR, from the coding sequence ATGAAGGACACAGCCACTGGGGAGCCTGAACCCCACGAAGGCGAGCGGCCCAAGGGGCCGCCGCTCGGCGAGGTGCTCGAGTTCATGCGGTTGTTGTGGGCCGTGGACCATGGGCTCCAATCCACGTCGAAGCGGATGGAGTCGACGCTGGGCCTCACCGGGCCGCAGCGGCTGGTCATCCGGCTGGTGGGGCGCTTCCCGGGCATCACCGCGGGCTCGCTCGCCCAGATTCTCCACGTGCACCCGAGCACGCTGACGGGCGTGCTCAAGCGGCTGGAGAAGCGCGGGCTGCTGGAGCGCAAGTCGGATCCGCTCGACGGGCGCAAGGCGCTCTTCGCGCTGACCGAGCCGGGCCGCGCGCTTGACATCCCCTCCGAGGGCACCGTCGAGGCCGCCGTGCAGCGCGTGCTCGCGAAGATGTCCCGCAACCGCATCCTGTGCACGCAGGACGTGCTGACCGCGCTCGCGCAGGAGCTGGGTGGCGTGCCCGCGCCGGAAGCGCAGGCCTCCCCCGCCGAGTCGGACGCGCGCAAGTCGGCCACCCGCTGA
- a CDS encoding DUF4175 family protein, with translation MNLDTPQSPGPELPPPPPPPPPEPPARAPREPRGRAVAALLSTVRARQRRHLWAQGLALGLASAGALWVGGGFLALVAPRLGGSLLALAVPVGVAVACVFGVWLSGRRVGDDARTARLVGARRPELSLDVLAAVELMREEGSPARGSEELADAFLGQMDTRVRTVDVRAVVDDRPLRRSALASGGALVLLVGLMALFGGKWSAGLKRVLEAARSPQARAQVEPITGDIELTYRYPAYTGLAQRTVPGTNGEVSAPAGTEVVLKTRSDRPVERAELVMEGQQPVPLRVDGNRDLQGSFVARQSGHYHFVFYGRRDQVLAVGPDIPLTVEADKAPQVTLLTPAAELEVDPGQKVTLKYEATDDYGLSGLALVFRAPGAQQDTRVPLRREDGRRSRDTYTWDLGGLKLDPGDRITYFIEGQDNDAVEGPKKGVSRTQVLRIYSASEHLRAALEKVELLWGRMVDHLADRLEGPERARQKDAQAIAAAGSVDTTGQQLMSDMRALAQELSRERDVPSELVSALSNISESLGSHINGTADYRRLYLRTQRARGDDWGVGNRLSAAVTEEIGELEKDILYLESLLDRQKLEAIQELAKQLSNERRELSRLVEQFKANPDEAARQAVMEQIQQLKQRIQELMQRMAEMRKSIRDEHLNAEALAEMMKDQDMQSALDEVEKLMREGKTDEALAKLQELGMQMDEMLKNLDEANEEFGAEQHPELAEKFGKFMDELKSTVDEQQRVADQTRQLRDQARNQNRERLTQRGESIKDELLRKVQQAQQSYDKLNPENLNSRAARPLEEAQSELRNVENALKVNDFDLAAEAATRAEDAARQLSSMGEQQKQLDEMFGNPPEVRQQSAEMAQRLERDARNVQDVNRQLQSLFPPPGSQLSPQEKQQLQQLAQQQQQLEQRAQGLRQQMEEMEQMAPLFGEEAAQQMEGVGQRMGEAAQRMQGKDPGRGYGEQQAALEGLRQFQQQMQQGQKGGKGGLPLPRGMSGRQRGSNGRDPREKVELPDEDAFQAPKEFRKDLLDAMKQGAPEKYREQVKRYYEELVK, from the coding sequence GTGAACCTCGACACACCGCAGAGCCCAGGCCCCGAGCTGCCGCCCCCGCCCCCACCGCCTCCCCCGGAGCCGCCGGCCCGGGCGCCGCGGGAGCCCCGGGGGCGGGCCGTCGCGGCGCTCCTGTCCACGGTCCGCGCCCGACAGCGCCGGCACCTGTGGGCGCAGGGCCTCGCGCTGGGCCTCGCGAGCGCGGGGGCGCTGTGGGTGGGTGGCGGCTTCCTCGCGCTGGTGGCGCCCCGGCTGGGCGGCTCGCTGCTGGCGCTGGCGGTGCCCGTGGGCGTGGCCGTGGCGTGTGTCTTCGGCGTCTGGCTCTCCGGCCGGCGGGTGGGTGACGACGCGCGCACCGCGCGGCTGGTGGGCGCGCGGCGCCCGGAGCTGTCGCTGGACGTGCTCGCCGCCGTGGAGCTGATGCGCGAGGAGGGCTCGCCCGCGCGGGGCTCCGAGGAGCTGGCGGACGCGTTCCTCGGGCAGATGGACACGCGGGTGCGCACGGTGGACGTGCGCGCGGTGGTGGACGACCGGCCGCTGCGGCGCTCCGCGTTGGCGTCGGGCGGGGCGCTGGTGCTGCTCGTGGGGTTGATGGCCCTGTTCGGCGGCAAGTGGTCCGCGGGCTTGAAGCGCGTGCTGGAGGCGGCGCGCAGCCCCCAGGCGCGCGCGCAGGTGGAGCCCATCACCGGCGACATCGAGCTGACGTACCGCTACCCGGCGTACACGGGGCTGGCCCAGCGCACGGTGCCCGGCACCAACGGCGAGGTGAGCGCGCCGGCCGGCACGGAGGTCGTGCTCAAGACGCGCTCGGACCGGCCGGTGGAGCGCGCGGAGCTGGTGATGGAGGGGCAGCAGCCGGTCCCCCTGCGCGTCGACGGCAACCGCGACCTGCAAGGCAGCTTCGTGGCGAGGCAGAGCGGGCACTACCACTTCGTGTTCTACGGCCGCCGAGACCAGGTGCTGGCCGTGGGCCCGGACATCCCGCTCACGGTGGAGGCGGACAAGGCGCCCCAGGTGACGCTGCTGACGCCCGCGGCGGAGCTGGAGGTGGACCCGGGACAGAAGGTGACGCTCAAGTACGAGGCCACGGACGACTACGGCCTGTCCGGGCTGGCGCTCGTGTTCCGCGCGCCCGGCGCGCAGCAGGACACGCGCGTGCCGCTGCGCCGCGAGGATGGCCGCCGCAGCCGCGACACGTACACCTGGGACCTGGGCGGCCTGAAGCTGGACCCGGGCGACCGCATCACCTACTTCATCGAGGGCCAGGACAACGACGCGGTGGAGGGGCCGAAGAAGGGCGTCAGCCGCACGCAGGTGCTGCGCATCTACTCCGCCTCCGAGCACCTGCGCGCGGCGCTGGAGAAGGTGGAGCTGCTCTGGGGCCGCATGGTGGACCACCTCGCCGACCGGCTGGAGGGACCCGAGCGCGCGCGGCAGAAGGACGCGCAGGCCATCGCCGCGGCGGGCTCCGTGGACACCACCGGGCAGCAGCTCATGTCCGACATGCGCGCGCTGGCGCAGGAGCTGTCGCGCGAGCGCGACGTGCCCAGCGAGCTGGTCAGCGCCCTCTCCAACATCTCCGAGTCCCTGGGCAGCCACATCAACGGCACCGCGGACTACCGCCGGCTGTACCTGCGCACGCAGCGCGCGCGGGGGGACGACTGGGGCGTCGGCAACCGGCTGTCGGCCGCCGTGACGGAGGAGATTGGCGAGCTGGAGAAGGACATCCTCTACCTGGAGTCGCTGCTGGACCGGCAGAAGCTGGAGGCCATCCAGGAGCTGGCCAAGCAGCTCTCCAACGAGCGGCGCGAGCTGTCGCGGCTGGTGGAGCAGTTCAAGGCGAACCCGGACGAGGCCGCGCGCCAGGCCGTCATGGAGCAGATCCAACAGCTCAAGCAGCGCATCCAGGAGCTGATGCAGCGCATGGCGGAGATGCGCAAGAGCATCCGCGACGAGCACCTCAACGCGGAGGCCCTGGCCGAGATGATGAAGGACCAGGACATGCAGAGCGCCCTGGACGAGGTGGAGAAGCTGATGCGCGAGGGCAAGACGGACGAGGCGCTCGCGAAGCTCCAGGAGCTGGGCATGCAGATGGACGAGATGCTCAAGAACCTGGACGAGGCGAACGAGGAGTTCGGCGCCGAGCAGCACCCGGAGCTGGCGGAGAAGTTCGGCAAGTTCATGGACGAGCTGAAGAGCACGGTGGACGAGCAGCAGCGCGTGGCGGACCAGACGCGGCAGCTGCGCGACCAGGCGCGCAACCAGAACCGGGAGCGGCTCACCCAGCGCGGCGAGAGCATCAAGGACGAGCTGTTGCGCAAGGTGCAGCAGGCCCAGCAGAGCTACGACAAGCTGAACCCGGAGAACCTCAACAGCCGCGCGGCGCGTCCGCTGGAGGAGGCCCAGTCGGAGCTGCGCAACGTGGAGAACGCGCTGAAGGTGAACGACTTCGACCTGGCGGCGGAGGCGGCGACGCGCGCGGAGGACGCGGCGCGGCAGCTGTCCAGCATGGGCGAACAGCAGAAGCAGCTCGACGAGATGTTCGGCAACCCGCCCGAGGTGCGGCAGCAATCCGCCGAGATGGCGCAGCGGCTGGAGCGCGACGCGCGCAACGTGCAGGACGTCAACCGGCAGCTCCAGTCCCTCTTCCCCCCGCCGGGCTCGCAGCTGTCGCCGCAGGAGAAGCAGCAGCTCCAGCAGCTCGCCCAGCAGCAGCAGCAGCTCGAGCAGCGCGCGCAGGGGCTGCGTCAGCAGATGGAGGAGATGGAGCAGATGGCGCCGCTGTTCGGCGAGGAGGCCGCGCAGCAGATGGAGGGCGTGGGCCAGCGCATGGGTGAGGCCGCGCAGCGCATGCAGGGCAAGGACCCGGGGCGCGGGTACGGGGAGCAGCAGGCGGCGCTGGAGGGCCTGCGCCAGTTCCAGCAGCAGATGCAGCAGGGGCAGAAGGGCGGCAAGGGCGGCCTGCCGCTGCCCCGGGGCATGAGTGGCCGGCAGCGTGGCAGCAACGGCAGGGACCCGCGGGAGAAGGTGGAGCTGCCGGACGAGGACGCGTTCCAGGCGCCCAAGGAGTTCCGCAAGGACCTGCTGGACGCGATGAAGCAGGGAGCGCCGGAGAAGTACCGCGAGCAGGTGAAGCGCTACTACGAGGAGCTGGTGAAGTGA
- a CDS encoding peptidase MA family metallohydrolase produces the protein MALVLGVVLSVPVAAQDAALKDEVKERLGRVEQGLDDWDVPGAKRELAEVEALIPSDVEPLKYYQGRVAFEEGRYDDAVALLEGANIEDKPGSYLRLAKDTRDIVKKHQRAESEHFIFLHPPGKEAVLVPYALETLEAIHRAMAEDLGWTPPGGKIRVEVVNNARELSRVSTLTEKQIRTTGTIAICKFNKLMVTSPKAVAQGYDWQDTLAHEYIHLVVSQMSRNTVPIWLHEGLAKFLESRWRGKAGLAMTPSTQALLGKRVKADTLIPFEKMHPSIALLPTAEDAATAFAEVFYAIDYVYQSRGAGGLRAVVHELKTGQTDRKAVEAAMGMSFPLFEKAWLAHIKKQPFPSELVPRDDRVVLKEDAKGKVKDDGEKKGREISFGDFTEVAEVPARKFAHLGELLRERNRVKAAAEEYAKAHKLVGDKYESVSNKYALTLLELKRLDEAEAVLRGSLRVHPGSPATNVHLGRILLHRKDYAKSKTAYLEALASDPFDPEIHVALTRIHGALGETALASRAKAATVVLTGLEAAEVEKLAQQFLREEGELSEMNVGGAAPQPAAAPAPDAGR, from the coding sequence GTGGCGCTGGTGCTGGGCGTGGTGTTGTCGGTGCCCGTCGCCGCGCAGGACGCCGCGCTCAAGGACGAGGTGAAGGAGCGCCTGGGCCGGGTGGAGCAGGGCCTGGATGACTGGGACGTGCCCGGGGCCAAGCGCGAGCTGGCCGAGGTGGAGGCGCTGATTCCCTCCGACGTGGAACCCCTGAAGTACTACCAGGGCCGGGTGGCCTTCGAGGAGGGCCGCTACGACGACGCGGTGGCGCTGCTGGAGGGCGCCAACATCGAGGACAAGCCGGGCAGCTACCTGCGGCTGGCCAAGGACACGCGGGACATCGTCAAGAAGCACCAGCGCGCGGAGAGCGAGCACTTCATCTTCCTCCATCCGCCGGGCAAGGAAGCGGTGCTGGTGCCCTACGCGCTGGAGACGCTGGAGGCCATCCACCGCGCCATGGCGGAGGACCTGGGGTGGACGCCGCCGGGCGGGAAGATTCGCGTCGAGGTGGTGAACAACGCGCGAGAGCTGTCGCGCGTCAGCACGCTGACGGAGAAGCAGATTCGCACCACGGGAACCATCGCCATCTGCAAGTTCAACAAGCTGATGGTGACGAGCCCCAAGGCGGTGGCGCAGGGCTACGACTGGCAGGACACGCTGGCGCACGAGTACATCCACCTGGTGGTCAGCCAGATGAGCCGCAACACGGTGCCCATCTGGTTGCACGAGGGGCTGGCCAAGTTCCTGGAGTCGCGCTGGCGCGGCAAGGCGGGCCTGGCGATGACGCCGTCGACGCAGGCGCTGCTGGGCAAGCGGGTGAAGGCGGACACGCTCATCCCCTTCGAGAAGATGCACCCGTCGATTGCCTTGCTGCCCACGGCCGAGGACGCGGCCACCGCGTTCGCGGAGGTGTTCTACGCCATCGACTACGTGTACCAGTCGCGGGGCGCGGGTGGGCTGCGCGCGGTGGTGCACGAGTTGAAGACGGGGCAGACGGACCGCAAGGCGGTGGAGGCGGCGATGGGCATGTCCTTCCCCCTCTTCGAGAAGGCGTGGCTGGCGCACATCAAGAAGCAGCCCTTCCCGTCGGAGCTGGTGCCCCGCGACGACCGCGTGGTGTTGAAGGAGGACGCCAAGGGCAAGGTGAAGGACGACGGGGAGAAGAAGGGGCGGGAGATCTCCTTCGGCGACTTCACCGAGGTGGCGGAGGTGCCGGCGCGGAAGTTCGCGCACCTGGGGGAGCTCTTGCGCGAGCGAAACCGCGTGAAGGCGGCGGCCGAGGAGTACGCCAAGGCGCACAAGCTGGTGGGCGACAAGTACGAGTCGGTGTCCAACAAGTACGCGCTGACGCTGCTGGAGCTGAAGCGGCTGGACGAGGCGGAGGCGGTGCTGCGCGGCAGCCTGCGCGTGCACCCGGGCTCGCCGGCGACCAACGTCCACCTGGGGCGCATCCTGTTGCACCGCAAGGACTACGCGAAGTCGAAGACGGCGTATCTGGAGGCGCTCGCCTCGGACCCGTTCGACCCGGAGATCCACGTGGCGCTCACGCGCATCCATGGCGCGCTGGGCGAGACGGCGCTGGCCTCGCGGGCCAAGGCGGCGACGGTGGTGCTCACGGGGCTGGAGGCCGCCGAGGTCGAGAAGCTCGCGCAGCAATTCCTTCGTGAGGAGGGTGAGCTGTCGGAGATGAACGTCGGCGGCGCGGCGCCTCAGCCGGCGGCGGCTCCCGCGCCCGACGCGGGGCGATGA
- a CDS encoding imm11 family protein yields the protein MPNHPRYFRLDEEVLAENWYLGTPVDHRGRELENMKEFTSGQRVEAYRRMTIPVDEPGHRREFNMAGAGRTVVVNLRVATLFAELAPDDVQLLPVDVTGSPDEYQILVATKLIRCIDDEATEEVLYWKPEDERPDRLGQYRSVYGMRIDPTKVGDAKVFRPWGWDLALIVAESIKHALEDANVTGTRFEEV from the coding sequence ATGCCGAATCACCCTCGATACTTCAGGCTCGATGAAGAGGTGCTGGCGGAGAACTGGTACCTGGGGACTCCGGTTGATCATCGAGGGCGGGAACTGGAGAACATGAAGGAGTTCACGTCGGGGCAGCGCGTCGAGGCGTATCGTCGCATGACGATTCCTGTCGACGAGCCTGGGCATCGACGTGAGTTCAACATGGCTGGAGCCGGCAGAACGGTCGTGGTCAACCTTCGGGTCGCCACTCTCTTCGCCGAGCTGGCGCCAGACGATGTGCAATTGCTCCCGGTCGACGTCACGGGCTCTCCGGACGAGTACCAGATCCTCGTGGCCACGAAGCTCATCCGCTGCATCGACGATGAGGCGACGGAAGAGGTGCTGTACTGGAAGCCCGAGGATGAACGGCCCGACAGGCTCGGCCAGTACCGAAGCGTCTACGGCATGAGGATCGACCCCACGAAGGTGGGGGATGCCAAGGTCTTCCGCCCTTGGGGGTGGGACCTCGCGCTCATCGTCGCGGAGTCCATCAAGCACGCCCTGGAGGACGCCAACGTCACGGGCACCCGGTTCGAGGAAGTCTAG
- a CDS encoding AHH domain-containing protein yields MVVRWAVSLLWLLAATGCTASRVVCLETGRDSFVVTPSEEPGAEVRAAELDDDEFEAAMVELARDVSPVRGPMQDARAFFGVPARSGVYRYEPRAARLVPQRVEGEGPRLLEAYADDALTRAYGQWCERKDRPGDCLRLLDEGPLLGSDGKYAWALAIAMDSVWDETAQALGELTDPTAVMATLTASATMYLLLWVLPEPLSKGAAATLTAVAIAYLGVDTVWRLLDGWLTLVRRVDEARSFEQLSAAGEAYGEVVGENAARVFVMLVTAAVGNTAGLAAKSARLPGSAPAALAVESQAGFQYAAVGSVRSVAMSTEGFTIALAPNALAMASQGMGGGGGERHHIATNKNDVSTARGGPWTPRFRKLFGRAGMDLKDPENIVEVVGHGGPHPLKYHRYVLDRLENALGACRRVADCRKALTIELRNLAKEAQTPGTMLHRLVTQGG; encoded by the coding sequence ATGGTGGTTCGCTGGGCGGTGTCGCTGCTCTGGCTGTTGGCGGCCACGGGATGCACGGCGAGTCGGGTCGTGTGCCTCGAGACGGGCCGAGACTCCTTCGTCGTCACTCCAAGCGAGGAGCCCGGCGCGGAGGTGCGCGCGGCGGAGCTCGATGACGACGAGTTCGAGGCGGCGATGGTGGAGCTGGCTCGGGACGTGAGTCCCGTCCGCGGCCCCATGCAGGATGCGCGAGCGTTTTTCGGAGTGCCGGCCCGAAGCGGGGTGTACCGGTACGAGCCACGTGCCGCGCGGTTGGTTCCGCAGCGCGTGGAGGGCGAGGGTCCTCGCCTGCTGGAGGCCTACGCGGATGACGCACTGACGCGTGCCTATGGCCAGTGGTGCGAGCGGAAGGACCGCCCAGGGGACTGCCTGCGGCTGCTGGACGAAGGGCCACTGCTGGGCAGCGACGGGAAATACGCCTGGGCGCTGGCCATCGCGATGGACTCGGTATGGGACGAGACGGCCCAGGCGCTCGGCGAGCTGACGGACCCGACGGCCGTCATGGCGACGCTCACCGCGTCGGCGACGATGTACTTGCTGCTCTGGGTGTTGCCGGAACCCTTGTCGAAGGGGGCCGCCGCGACCTTGACGGCCGTCGCCATTGCCTACCTGGGCGTGGACACGGTGTGGCGCCTGCTGGATGGGTGGCTGACGCTGGTGCGGAGGGTGGACGAGGCGCGGAGCTTCGAGCAGCTCAGCGCGGCGGGTGAGGCATACGGCGAGGTCGTGGGGGAGAACGCGGCGAGAGTCTTCGTGATGTTGGTGACGGCGGCGGTGGGCAACACGGCGGGACTGGCGGCGAAGTCAGCGAGGTTGCCGGGCTCCGCGCCCGCGGCGCTGGCGGTGGAGTCGCAAGCGGGCTTCCAGTATGCGGCGGTGGGAAGCGTGCGGTCGGTGGCGATGAGCACCGAGGGCTTCACCATCGCCCTCGCCCCGAATGCGCTCGCCATGGCGAGCCAGGGGATGGGTGGCGGAGGCGGGGAGCGTCACCACATCGCCACGAACAAGAACGACGTCTCTACCGCGCGGGGTGGTCCTTGGACGCCACGGTTCCGAAAGCTCTTTGGCAGAGCGGGAATGGACCTGAAGGACCCTGAGAACATCGTCGAGGTCGTAGGGCACGGGGGACCGCATCCGCTCAAGTATCATCGGTATGTCTTGGACCGGTTGGAGAATGCCTTGGGGGCTTGTCGCCGCGTGGCTGATTGTCGGAAGGCCCTCACGATTGAGCTACGGAATCTCGCGAAGGAGGCTCAGACTCCTGGGACGATGCTTCACAGGCTCGTGACGCAGGGGGGCTGA
- a CDS encoding DUF1622 domain-containing protein: MDFHAWVSTAARLMEGAGVAVMVLGPVFALVKVLGTVKNARAGETYRRFRLDLGRAILLGLEFLVAADIIRTVSNAPTLQGVLTLGLIVLIRTFLSFTLTVELEGRWPWQSSREPSSHARSDDERSA; the protein is encoded by the coding sequence ATGGACTTCCACGCGTGGGTCTCGACGGCGGCCCGACTCATGGAGGGCGCGGGCGTGGCGGTCATGGTGCTGGGCCCCGTCTTCGCCCTCGTGAAGGTGCTCGGCACAGTCAAGAACGCACGAGCAGGCGAGACCTACCGGCGCTTCCGCCTCGACCTGGGCCGCGCCATCCTGCTCGGCCTCGAGTTCCTCGTCGCCGCCGACATCATCCGCACCGTGAGCAACGCCCCCACGCTCCAAGGCGTCCTCACGCTCGGCCTCATCGTCCTCATCCGGACCTTCCTCAGCTTCACTCTGACAGTGGAGCTGGAAGGTCGCTGGCCGTGGCAGTCCTCGCGCGAGCCGTCGTCACATGCCCGCTCCGACGACGAGCGCTCCGCCTGA